One stretch of Streptomyces sp. A2-16 DNA includes these proteins:
- a CDS encoding dioxygenase, translating to MSLREQDAVRPVEDACLLPAVRAPPAGLPRAEPQLQAELPSDVLVQDVQNALQTQPVRHRLGPGDRSGQGGSNGSISAHTSSSTIHGRAFIRVAGPRCSLDEQRRCTSRTASGYSHVTRGALACLPRVGSRPLRGDADMIILDEAQLTAAVLAETERAGDPRVKEITQALVRHLHGFAREVRLTEKEFDTAINIVTRLGRLTTPSHNEVRLMAGSLGLSTLVSLMNNGTEGSPTSANLLGPFWRQGSPAMNNGESIVRSPTEGPPLFFTGRIVDTDGTSVVGAEVDIWHASPAGLYENQDPEQAEWNLRGKFFSDAEGVFAFRSIRPSGYPIPMDGPVGDLLTALKRHPFRPAHLHALIHKPGYKTIASQLYSHDDPILETDAQFGVVQNLVGIYTRHENEPAPDPDVTEAWYSLEFTFVVERGESWLPTPPVSAQRDTEADGA from the coding sequence GTGTCGCTCCGCGAGCAGGACGCGGTGCGACCTGTCGAAGACGCCTGCCTGCTGCCGGCGGTCCGGGCGCCGCCGGCAGGTCTGCCCCGAGCCGAACCCCAGCTCCAGGCGGAGCTGCCAAGCGACGTCCTGGTGCAGGACGTACAGAATGCCCTGCAGACACAGCCGGTCCGCCACCGGCTTGGCCCCGGAGACCGCTCGGGCCAAGGCGGCAGCAACGGCTCGATCAGCGCCCACACGTCGTCGTCCACGATCCACGGCCGAGCCTTCATCCGGGTAGCGGGGCCTCGATGTTCACTGGATGAACAGCGGCGTTGTACGAGCAGAACGGCCTCCGGATACTCGCATGTGACCCGAGGAGCGCTCGCGTGCTTGCCGCGGGTCGGCAGCCGACCGTTACGAGGGGACGCCGACATGATCATCCTGGACGAAGCCCAGCTCACCGCGGCCGTGCTTGCAGAGACGGAGCGAGCCGGAGACCCGCGCGTCAAGGAGATCACCCAGGCGTTGGTTCGCCATCTGCACGGCTTCGCTCGCGAAGTACGGCTGACCGAGAAGGAGTTCGACACCGCCATCAACATCGTGACCAGGCTCGGCCGGCTCACCACACCCAGCCACAACGAGGTCAGGCTGATGGCGGGCTCGCTGGGCCTGTCAACGTTGGTTTCCCTGATGAACAACGGCACCGAGGGCAGTCCGACCTCGGCCAATCTGCTCGGCCCGTTCTGGCGCCAGGGCAGCCCCGCCATGAACAACGGCGAGTCGATCGTCCGCTCGCCGACCGAGGGACCACCGCTGTTCTTCACCGGCCGGATCGTCGACACCGATGGAACGTCGGTCGTGGGCGCGGAAGTCGACATCTGGCACGCCTCACCGGCCGGCCTGTACGAGAACCAGGACCCCGAGCAGGCCGAGTGGAATCTGCGCGGCAAGTTCTTCAGCGACGCGGAAGGTGTGTTCGCCTTCCGCAGCATCAGGCCTTCCGGTTACCCGATACCGATGGACGGGCCCGTGGGCGATCTCCTGACCGCGCTCAAACGCCATCCCTTCCGGCCGGCCCACCTCCACGCGCTGATCCACAAACCGGGCTACAAGACGATCGCCTCCCAGCTCTACAGCCACGACGACCCCATCCTGGAGACCGACGCGCAGTTCGGCGTCGTACAGAATCTCGTCGGCATCTACACGCGCCACGAGAACGAGCCGGCACCGGATCCGGACGTGACCGAGGCCTGGTACAGCCTGGAATTCACCTTCGTCGTCGAGCGGGGTGAGTCCTGGCTGCCGACGCCGCCCGTGTCGGCCCAGCGCGACACCGAGGCGGACGGCGCGTGA
- a CDS encoding TetR/AcrR family transcriptional regulator → MAGRKQFDVDEALRRAMHVFWRWGYSEASIDRLTEGTGLGRGSLYGTFGDKSALFRKSLQRYAQTYHPLYEQALSGPHQSPSAVVAAYLQVALNRIADPTVPDGCLLTVSATQIPALDAEGRAMVRAMIDGLRARLEQALLAAGAGEQEAAELALCTLATNKSLAVLSRAGFSGEDLATVAAAAAKNAKASPNRPAEPSGPR, encoded by the coding sequence ATGGCAGGCCGCAAGCAATTCGACGTGGACGAGGCGCTACGACGTGCGATGCACGTCTTCTGGCGCTGGGGTTATTCGGAGGCCTCGATCGATCGCCTGACTGAAGGCACGGGCCTGGGCCGGGGCTCGCTCTACGGCACCTTCGGCGACAAGAGCGCCCTCTTCCGCAAGAGCCTCCAGCGGTACGCGCAGACCTACCACCCGCTGTACGAGCAGGCACTGTCCGGCCCCCACCAGAGCCCGAGCGCCGTTGTGGCCGCCTACCTGCAGGTCGCCCTGAACCGCATCGCCGACCCGACGGTCCCGGACGGCTGCCTGCTCACGGTTTCGGCAACGCAGATCCCGGCCCTTGACGCGGAGGGACGGGCGATGGTCCGCGCCATGATCGACGGTTTGCGGGCGCGGCTGGAGCAGGCGTTGCTGGCGGCGGGGGCCGGTGAGCAGGAGGCGGCAGAGCTGGCGTTGTGCACGCTGGCGACGAACAAATCCCTGGCAGTGCTGAGCCGCGCCGGCTTCTCGGGCGAAGACCTGGCAACCGTCGCGGCAGCCGCCGCAAAGAATGCCAAGGCTTCGCCGAACCGGCCGGCCGAACCGTCGGGGCCGCGGTAG
- a CDS encoding alpha/beta hydrolase, whose translation MTNLSSLRLPDGFLDVFTSRLVEVNGLRLHAVTGGEGPALLLIGGWPQTWYAWREVMPALARRHTVVAVDSRGAGLSDKPDDGYDAGTLAADLVALMAALGHDRFDVVGHDIGTWTGYALAADHPERVGRLAILEAVIPGLTPSPPFFGPAAANLRLWQFGFNRLTDLNEELVRGREQLFFGWQFATKAATPTAIPAYAVDAYVDAITADPRALRASFAYYRALDETIAQNEQRSKIRLTLPVLAVGGALWSGSNAAQTMRLAADDVTGVVLDDCGHYPAEEQPTRLVEILEDFLVADR comes from the coding sequence ATGACCAACTTGAGTTCGCTGCGACTGCCGGACGGATTCCTCGACGTCTTCACGAGCCGGCTCGTGGAGGTGAACGGACTGCGGCTGCACGCGGTCACCGGTGGGGAGGGCCCGGCGCTGCTGCTGATCGGCGGGTGGCCCCAGACCTGGTACGCCTGGCGGGAGGTGATGCCCGCGCTCGCCCGCCGGCACACCGTCGTCGCCGTCGACTCGCGCGGGGCCGGGCTCTCCGATAAGCCCGACGACGGGTACGACGCCGGCACGCTGGCCGCCGATCTGGTCGCGTTGATGGCCGCGCTGGGGCACGACCGGTTCGACGTGGTCGGCCACGACATCGGCACGTGGACCGGATACGCCCTCGCCGCCGATCACCCCGAGCGGGTGGGCCGGCTCGCCATCCTCGAAGCGGTGATCCCCGGTCTCACGCCGTCCCCGCCGTTCTTCGGCCCGGCCGCGGCCAACCTGAGGCTCTGGCAGTTCGGCTTCAACCGACTCACCGACCTCAACGAGGAACTGGTCCGGGGACGGGAACAGCTCTTCTTCGGCTGGCAGTTCGCCACCAAGGCCGCCACGCCGACCGCGATCCCCGCGTACGCCGTCGACGCCTACGTCGACGCGATCACCGCGGATCCTCGCGCGCTGCGGGCGAGCTTCGCGTACTACCGGGCGCTGGACGAGACGATCGCGCAGAACGAGCAACGCAGCAAGATTCGGCTGACGCTCCCGGTGCTTGCCGTCGGCGGCGCGCTGTGGAGCGGGTCGAATGCCGCGCAGACGATGCGGCTGGCAGCCGACGACGTCACGGGGGTCGTCCTCGACGACTGCGGCCACTACCCGGCCGAGGAGCAGCCGACGCGGCTTGTCGAAATCCTGGAGGACTTCCTCGTGGCCGACCGGTAG
- a CDS encoding NUDIX domain-containing protein, whose translation MCVVDELVERVDDQDRLLGVAVGRRQAIREGWLHRVAVTVCRDERGRILVHRRSEQVSRFPGLHEVEVGGAVAVGETYEQAAARELTEELGIRVLPRLLFTFLNRSGLSPHWLGVHEAVVPDAVVPDPDEVAWHGWLTEPELRSALLEWRFTPDSHEAFSRYSAFRTTRS comes from the coding sequence GTGTGCGTCGTGGATGAACTGGTGGAGCGTGTCGACGATCAGGATCGTCTGCTGGGTGTGGCGGTCGGCCGACGGCAGGCCATCCGGGAGGGCTGGCTGCACCGGGTCGCCGTGACGGTGTGCCGTGATGAGCGTGGACGGATCCTCGTGCACCGGCGGTCGGAGCAGGTGTCGCGTTTCCCCGGGCTCCATGAGGTCGAGGTCGGTGGCGCCGTGGCCGTCGGTGAGACCTATGAACAGGCCGCCGCGCGGGAGCTGACCGAAGAGCTGGGCATTCGTGTGCTGCCGCGCCTGTTGTTCACGTTCCTCAACCGCAGCGGTTTGAGCCCTCACTGGCTCGGCGTGCACGAAGCCGTGGTGCCGGATGCCGTGGTCCCCGATCCCGACGAGGTCGCCTGGCATGGCTGGCTGACGGAACCGGAGCTGCGGTCAGCCCTGCTGGAGTGGCGCTTCACGCCCGACAGCCACGAAGCCTTCAGCCGGTATTCGGCGTTCCGGACCACGCGGTCGTGA
- a CDS encoding DNA gyrase subunit B — MEYDVAAIEVLEGREAVRKRPGMWIGSVGERGVLHMVWEVVGRAVNQSPPGRGGTLDVTLTRDGGVRVSDEGPGDVFETTGNTGNPGLETLLTSLHAGPDPGDRYTATVGHPRVGLCVVNALSSRLRAEARRDGVLRAQEYARGVAVAPPATVGPASGSGTTIAFWPDTEIFETTRCSFAVLAERLRQVAFLNPGLSITVTDERPAGEARAVRFRYPGGVRDFVAALHAQAGALLHPDVIGCEREDPRMAGAMEVAFLWSGSREERIRSFANSVETRQGGTHVDGFRDGVAAAVTAYARRRGLLTAADPDLDVARIGEGLTAVVSVKLDRPEFLGATVGLLGNTAVRACVGEAVQECLGAWFEERPERAAEIVAQLVRGPHEDRTAANSPALPRRKAALKSRGIRLLALIGRR; from the coding sequence GTGGAGTACGACGTTGCCGCGATCGAAGTGCTGGAGGGGCGGGAAGCTGTTCGGAAGCGGCCCGGGATGTGGATCGGCTCGGTCGGCGAGCGCGGGGTGCTGCACATGGTGTGGGAGGTCGTCGGCCGGGCGGTGAACCAGTCTCCGCCAGGCCGCGGCGGCACCCTCGACGTCACACTGACGCGCGACGGTGGCGTGCGGGTCTCCGACGAAGGGCCGGGGGACGTCTTCGAGACCACCGGGAACACCGGCAACCCGGGCCTCGAAACGCTGCTCACCAGCCTCCACGCCGGCCCCGATCCCGGTGACCGGTATACCGCGACCGTCGGTCACCCCCGCGTGGGGCTCTGCGTCGTCAACGCCCTGTCGAGCCGGCTGAGGGCCGAGGCGCGGCGCGACGGCGTCCTTCGGGCCCAGGAGTACGCGCGCGGCGTCGCGGTCGCCCCGCCCGCCACCGTGGGACCCGCGTCCGGAAGCGGGACGACCATCGCCTTCTGGCCCGACACCGAGATCTTCGAGACGACGCGCTGCTCGTTCGCCGTACTGGCCGAACGCTTGCGGCAGGTGGCCTTCCTCAACCCGGGCCTGAGCATCACCGTCACCGACGAACGCCCGGCGGGCGAGGCCCGGGCGGTCAGGTTCCGATACCCGGGCGGAGTGAGGGACTTCGTCGCCGCTCTCCACGCGCAGGCGGGGGCGCTCCTCCACCCGGACGTCATCGGATGCGAGCGGGAGGATCCGCGGATGGCGGGGGCCATGGAGGTGGCCTTCCTCTGGAGCGGGTCCCGCGAGGAGCGGATCCGCAGCTTCGCCAACAGCGTGGAGACCCGCCAGGGTGGCACGCACGTGGACGGTTTCCGCGACGGAGTGGCGGCCGCGGTCACCGCGTACGCGCGCAGGCGGGGGCTGCTGACGGCGGCCGACCCCGATCTCGATGTGGCACGGATCGGCGAGGGTCTGACGGCGGTCGTGTCGGTGAAGCTCGACCGTCCCGAATTCCTGGGCGCCACAGTGGGGTTGCTGGGCAACACCGCTGTGCGGGCCTGTGTCGGGGAGGCCGTCCAAGAGTGCCTCGGAGCCTGGTTCGAGGAGCGGCCCGAGCGGGCAGCGGAGATCGTCGCCCAGTTGGTCCGCGGCCCTCACGAGGACCGAACGGCAGCGAACAGCCCCGCCCTTCCGCGCCGGAAAGCCGCGCTGAAATCTCGTGGCATCCGGCTGCTCGCCCTGATTGGAAGAAGATGA
- a CDS encoding alpha/beta hydrolase, producing the protein METQGFVSMTDEAQVHWTALGDTTRHPPVVMLHGGPGLPDYLGDVSGMVADLAPVYRYDQRGTGRSLWRGHHSLARHVDDLAELLDAWDVSQAVLIGHSYGTDLASRFCLAHRDRVAAMLLMCGPFVGDWRSGYRAQRDRRMSVAQRERLSALEEAADRTEDEEVELLTLAWFTDHADAERGWHWAAQAARRRRPVNWTMNRELGRDGRADPLDEHLAELRTCLPVRTELLGGVEDPRPMSALESLALRLDLPLRRIEDAGHEPWLEQPDAVRAHLRRFVQDTVSAQSFGRSAG; encoded by the coding sequence ATGGAGACGCAGGGCTTCGTGTCGATGACGGACGAGGCGCAGGTGCACTGGACGGCTCTCGGGGACACGACTCGGCACCCTCCCGTGGTCATGCTCCATGGCGGACCGGGTCTGCCTGACTATCTGGGCGATGTCTCCGGCATGGTCGCGGACCTCGCGCCCGTGTACCGGTACGACCAGCGCGGCACGGGCCGGTCGCTGTGGCGGGGGCACCATTCCCTCGCCCGGCATGTCGACGATCTGGCCGAGCTGCTCGATGCGTGGGATGTGTCCCAGGCCGTGCTGATCGGGCATTCCTACGGCACCGATCTGGCGAGCCGCTTCTGCCTGGCGCACCGCGACCGGGTTGCCGCGATGCTGCTGATGTGCGGGCCGTTCGTCGGTGACTGGCGCTCCGGGTACCGAGCGCAGCGCGATCGCCGTATGTCCGTAGCCCAGCGCGAGCGGCTGAGCGCTTTGGAGGAGGCGGCGGACCGCACGGAGGACGAGGAAGTCGAGCTGCTGACGCTGGCCTGGTTCACCGACCATGCCGATGCCGAACGCGGGTGGCACTGGGCTGCGCAGGCCGCCCGGCGGCGTCGTCCCGTCAACTGGACGATGAATCGTGAACTTGGCCGGGATGGCCGTGCGGACCCGCTCGATGAGCATCTGGCCGAGCTGCGCACGTGCCTGCCCGTGCGAACAGAACTCCTCGGTGGCGTCGAGGATCCCCGGCCCATGTCGGCTCTTGAATCACTCGCGCTCCGGCTCGATCTTCCGCTGAGGCGGATCGAGGACGCCGGGCACGAGCCCTGGCTGGAGCAGCCTGACGCCGTGCGCGCGCACCTGCGGCGATTCGTACAAGACACGGTGAGTGCACAGAGTTTCGGCCGGTCTGCCGGCTGA
- a CDS encoding FG-GAP-like repeat-containing protein gives MHLSRRPRLTALAAALVAAPVMMGSGTATALTGTDEPAQLNYVAKINVGEQSACTGTLIDPQWVLTAATCFASDGKPPAGKPAVTTTVTVGRTDLTQTSGSVLQAVRLVPHADRDLVLVKLAARITDPSIKPVRLATTPATAGEALVKAGFGRTKTEWVPDKLHSATFTVASATATTVDLNGSDTATVCKGDAGGPALRTVDGTTELVAVNSRSWQGGCLGIDPAETRTGAVDTRVDDIGDWVEHAVSRNPDDVTGDGKADLVAIKDDGLLWVYPGTGKATGSTFGTRFQAGTSWQSQDAVTVGDLNNDGFGDLLSRQASDGTLWVYPGTGKPGMEAFATRYQVGRSWQTQDITRTGDFNTDGLTDVLTRQASDGTLWVYPGTGKPGMEALGTRYQAGTGWKSQDIITTGDLNNDGRPDVLSRQASDGTLWVYPGTGRATGSTFGTRYQVGTGWKSQNALRTGDYNGDGLTDVLSRQASDNTLWVYPGTGKPGMETLGTRYQAGTGWGPYRIL, from the coding sequence ATGCACCTCTCCAGACGCCCCCGTCTCACCGCGCTGGCCGCCGCCCTGGTCGCGGCCCCCGTCATGATGGGCTCCGGCACCGCCACCGCACTCACCGGGACCGACGAACCGGCACAGTTGAACTACGTCGCGAAGATCAACGTCGGCGAACAGAGTGCCTGCACGGGCACGCTCATCGATCCGCAGTGGGTCCTGACCGCGGCCACCTGCTTCGCCTCGGACGGCAAGCCCCCCGCGGGCAAGCCCGCCGTCACCACGACCGTGACGGTCGGCCGCACCGACCTGACCCAGACCAGCGGCAGTGTCCTGCAGGCCGTCCGGCTTGTCCCCCATGCCGACCGGGATCTGGTGCTCGTCAAACTCGCCGCCAGGATCACCGATCCGAGCATCAAGCCCGTCCGGCTGGCCACCACACCCGCCACCGCGGGTGAGGCACTGGTGAAGGCCGGATTCGGACGCACCAAGACCGAGTGGGTGCCCGACAAGCTCCACTCGGCCACGTTCACCGTCGCGTCCGCCACGGCCACGACAGTGGACCTCAACGGCTCCGACACTGCCACCGTCTGCAAGGGCGACGCCGGCGGTCCCGCCCTGCGCACCGTCGACGGCACCACGGAACTCGTCGCCGTCAACTCCCGTTCCTGGCAGGGTGGATGTCTCGGCATCGATCCCGCCGAGACGCGTACCGGTGCCGTCGACACCCGTGTCGACGACATCGGCGACTGGGTCGAGCACGCGGTCTCCCGCAACCCGGACGACGTCACCGGCGACGGCAAGGCCGACCTCGTGGCCATCAAGGACGACGGGCTCCTCTGGGTCTACCCCGGCACCGGGAAGGCGACCGGCAGTACCTTCGGCACCCGGTTCCAGGCCGGCACCAGCTGGCAGAGCCAGGACGCGGTGACCGTCGGAGACCTCAACAACGACGGCTTCGGCGACCTCCTGTCCCGTCAGGCGTCGGACGGCACGCTGTGGGTCTACCCCGGCACGGGCAAGCCCGGCATGGAAGCCTTCGCCACCCGCTACCAGGTCGGCAGGAGCTGGCAGACGCAGGACATCACCCGCACCGGGGACTTCAACACCGACGGACTCACCGATGTGCTGACCCGGCAGGCGTCGGACGGCACACTGTGGGTCTACCCCGGAACGGGCAAGCCCGGCATGGAAGCCCTCGGCACCCGCTACCAGGCCGGCACCGGCTGGAAGAGCCAGGACATCATCACCACCGGCGACCTCAACAACGACGGGCGCCCCGATGTGCTGTCCCGACAGGCCTCGGACGGCACACTGTGGGTCTACCCCGGCACCGGACGGGCCACCGGCAGCACCTTCGGCACCCGCTACCAGGTCGGGACCGGCTGGAAGAGCCAGAACGCCCTCCGCACCGGGGACTACAACGGTGACGGGCTCACCGACGTGTTGTCCCGTCAGGCATCCGACAACACGCTGTGGGTCTACCCCGGCACCGGAAAGCCCGGCATGGAAACCCTCGGCACCCGCTACCAGGCCGGCACCGGCTGGGGGCCCTACCGCATCCTCTGA
- a CDS encoding ALF repeat-containing protein gives MQTVFWSRRRVLGALAATTAVAATPSVLLTPVAAAADGAAPDPIPLPDTERAKVVKAWISGGKGVKAAAAAALAGSDSEIQTFLTQTLPTQTVQDNRVAIVSSLDRAGKGLRRAAVAALDSGDAAIADFLRDGFRPAILEDLQVATTVVSATGDRAVRRDATAALNSGTQPTLITFLTDTQYDARLEDARVQVSAMLTQAGPEVQKYADRALSGTASDVEWFIETGQHIARARDQESATIEELVAVVVREGKRAERETNLAVEASARAQTAADKAKEAAEKAATEAAAAKDDVQKSGAAARKAASAAKGAADAARNAINASNAAVSASRRASWAATGAAQAAANAGSAASRAYNAAIGASKDAGKAEAAKNAAVAARNAAAKARTAAKAADQAAVAGTKAAAAGSAAAGAARNAAAAANAAAQAGAAAGAAQSEAAEAKRQAAIASSAANRATNAASAAQSLANTAAAAARTARDAANSAADHADKAAAAAEEAVKYAGQAVDYANRSTAHAAAAVLAANTATKAVSDALVVEQNARNAEAQTLEQDKLQAIEEVRQLAEIETKELAAYQNKVAQAQQTDQATKDLIASAEQALAASDMTLAAVQGRKAAVALLNSRGAWTRQAAQFALSGTDDDVYAWIDLDRVLAQGQDDRETTLHVATIAGPKIAEAAKGALQSPEAKAVGDFLTSGMKKASDEDNRVAIGRILASNPGRAVTAAANKALTINTTEALQNFFDHDYPEAIREDDAVLTISLMNTGGAFTKAYAEVAMEGPTWMRRNFVSLVQYRTAQLDHDTATHVAAVRGAIAAAAKIAQKAQENAALASKAGADARNAAAEAKQWAAKALDSAAKADNYADEARRNADAADKSAADAKASASKASAAASTARGAARTANYSANKAMDSARAALKSSYSAQASAASARASAIAAGKDAATAAAAATQAKQIAAAKREAEVRAAAEAAAEKARREREAKIDPADKGTNDQINPNGTGAEADEWWNDAGFYADAFNAISVGAGFLAAGCALAAFVFPPAAAAAGFFSAVSMGAGALGTLFTGIEHGFSSGEFVESAIGTGLSLVTFGQSKWLGAADKAAGGKLIKPVVGKIADVGEDVVSGAAKALSSIF, from the coding sequence ATGCAGACCGTTTTCTGGAGCCGGCGCCGCGTGCTCGGTGCGCTCGCCGCCACCACAGCCGTAGCCGCCACACCTTCGGTGCTCCTCACCCCGGTGGCCGCCGCGGCAGACGGCGCGGCGCCCGACCCGATCCCACTGCCGGACACCGAGCGAGCGAAAGTCGTCAAGGCCTGGATATCCGGCGGGAAAGGCGTCAAGGCCGCAGCCGCCGCGGCCCTGGCCGGCTCCGACAGCGAGATTCAGACCTTCCTGACCCAGACGCTGCCGACCCAGACCGTCCAGGACAACCGCGTCGCCATCGTCAGCAGCCTGGACCGCGCGGGCAAGGGCCTGCGCCGTGCGGCAGTCGCCGCCCTCGACAGCGGTGACGCCGCCATCGCCGACTTCCTGAGGGACGGCTTCAGACCCGCCATCCTCGAGGACCTCCAGGTGGCCACCACCGTCGTGTCGGCCACCGGCGACCGGGCGGTCCGGCGGGACGCCACCGCCGCCCTGAACAGCGGCACCCAGCCGACGCTGATCACGTTTCTCACCGACACCCAGTACGACGCGCGCCTGGAGGACGCCCGGGTGCAGGTCTCCGCCATGCTGACGCAGGCCGGCCCGGAGGTGCAGAAGTACGCCGACCGTGCCCTCAGCGGCACCGCGTCCGACGTGGAGTGGTTCATCGAGACCGGGCAGCACATCGCCCGCGCCCGGGACCAGGAGTCGGCGACGATCGAGGAGCTCGTCGCCGTCGTCGTCCGGGAGGGCAAGCGCGCCGAGCGTGAGACGAATCTGGCCGTCGAGGCCTCGGCGCGCGCCCAGACCGCCGCCGACAAGGCGAAGGAGGCGGCGGAGAAGGCTGCCACCGAGGCAGCCGCGGCCAAGGATGATGTGCAGAAGTCCGGGGCGGCGGCCCGTAAGGCCGCCTCCGCCGCGAAGGGCGCCGCCGATGCCGCCCGCAACGCCATCAACGCCTCGAACGCAGCCGTGTCGGCGTCGCGCCGCGCCTCCTGGGCCGCCACCGGCGCCGCTCAGGCCGCCGCGAACGCCGGCAGCGCCGCGTCCCGTGCCTACAACGCCGCGATCGGCGCCTCCAAGGACGCCGGCAAGGCCGAGGCCGCCAAGAACGCGGCGGTCGCCGCCCGCAACGCCGCGGCCAAGGCGCGTACGGCGGCCAAGGCGGCCGACCAGGCCGCCGTCGCCGGAACCAAGGCCGCCGCGGCCGGTTCGGCCGCCGCCGGCGCCGCACGCAACGCGGCCGCCGCCGCGAACGCCGCCGCCCAGGCCGGCGCTGCCGCCGGGGCCGCACAGTCGGAGGCCGCGGAGGCCAAGCGGCAGGCCGCGATCGCCTCCAGTGCCGCGAACCGGGCCACCAACGCCGCTTCCGCCGCGCAGTCCCTCGCCAACACCGCGGCCGCGGCCGCCCGCACCGCCCGGGACGCCGCCAACTCCGCGGCGGACCACGCCGACAAGGCGGCGGCCGCCGCCGAGGAGGCCGTGAAGTACGCGGGCCAGGCCGTTGACTACGCCAACAGGTCCACCGCCCACGCGGCGGCGGCCGTACTGGCCGCCAATACGGCCACCAAGGCCGTCTCGGACGCCCTCGTGGTGGAGCAGAACGCGCGCAACGCCGAGGCGCAAACCCTCGAGCAGGACAAACTGCAGGCCATCGAGGAAGTCAGGCAGCTCGCGGAGATCGAGACGAAGGAGCTGGCGGCCTATCAGAACAAGGTCGCCCAGGCTCAGCAGACCGATCAGGCGACCAAGGACCTGATCGCGAGCGCCGAGCAGGCGCTGGCGGCGAGCGACATGACGCTCGCGGCGGTCCAGGGGCGCAAGGCGGCCGTCGCCCTGCTCAACTCCAGAGGCGCCTGGACCCGGCAGGCAGCCCAGTTCGCCCTGTCCGGCACGGACGACGACGTGTACGCCTGGATCGACCTCGACCGGGTCCTGGCCCAGGGACAGGACGACCGGGAGACCACGCTCCACGTGGCCACGATCGCCGGCCCCAAGATCGCCGAAGCCGCCAAGGGCGCCCTGCAGAGCCCCGAGGCCAAGGCGGTCGGCGACTTCCTCACCAGTGGCATGAAGAAGGCCTCCGACGAGGACAACCGGGTGGCGATCGGTCGCATCCTGGCCTCGAACCCCGGCCGGGCCGTCACCGCCGCGGCGAACAAGGCACTGACCATCAACACCACCGAGGCGCTGCAGAACTTCTTCGACCACGACTACCCCGAGGCGATACGGGAGGACGACGCCGTCCTCACCATCTCGCTGATGAACACCGGGGGTGCCTTCACCAAGGCGTACGCCGAGGTGGCCATGGAGGGGCCCACCTGGATGCGCCGCAACTTCGTCTCGCTGGTGCAGTACCGGACGGCTCAGCTCGACCACGACACCGCCACCCATGTCGCCGCCGTCCGGGGCGCCATCGCGGCCGCGGCGAAGATCGCCCAGAAGGCCCAGGAGAACGCCGCCCTGGCCTCGAAGGCCGGCGCCGACGCCCGTAACGCCGCAGCCGAGGCCAAGCAGTGGGCGGCCAAGGCACTCGACTCCGCCGCGAAGGCCGACAACTACGCCGACGAGGCCAGGCGGAACGCGGACGCCGCCGACAAGTCCGCGGCCGACGCCAAGGCGTCGGCCAGCAAGGCGAGCGCGGCGGCCTCGACCGCCCGGGGTGCCGCCCGCACCGCGAACTACTCGGCGAACAAGGCGATGGACTCCGCCCGCGCCGCCCTCAAGTCGTCGTACAGCGCCCAGGCTTCGGCCGCCTCCGCCCGCGCGTCAGCGATCGCGGCGGGCAAGGACGCGGCGACGGCGGCCGCCGCGGCCACCCAGGCGAAGCAGATCGCCGCGGCCAAGCGTGAGGCCGAGGTCAGGGCGGCCGCCGAGGCGGCAGCCGAGAAGGCCCGCCGTGAGCGGGAGGCCAAGATCGACCCGGCCGACAAGGGCACCAACGACCAGATCAACCCCAACGGCACCGGCGCGGAAGCCGACGAGTGGTGGAACGACGCCGGTTTCTACGCCGACGCGTTCAACGCGATCAGCGTCGGCGCCGGATTCCTGGCCGCGGGCTGCGCCCTCGCCGCGTTCGTCTTCCCCCCGGCCGCCGCGGCCGCCGGGTTCTTCAGCGCGGTCTCGATGGGTGCCGGCGCCCTCGGCACCCTCTTCACCGGCATCGAGCACGGCTTCTCCAGTGGCGAGTTCGTCGAGTCCGCCATCGGCACCGGCCTGAGCCTGGTCACCTTCGGCCAGTCCAAGTGGCTCGGTGCCGCGGACAAGGCGGCCGGCGGCAAGCTCATCAAGCCCGTGGTCGGCAAGATCGCCGATGTCGGCGAGGACGTCGTGTCGGGGGCCGCGAAGGCCCTGTCGTCCATCTTCTGA